One Amorphoplanes digitatis genomic window carries:
- a CDS encoding copper resistance CopC/CopD family protein: MNVDLPGPGDRLRPGARRLAAAVLGLLAGFFCVLLGPAAPAAAHAALVASDPASDTIVPDAPNKVTLTFSESVQLISGKIQVLAPDGSRADQGEPQATGGTVVIPLRTGGGRGTYLVSYRVVSADSHPVAGSLTYSVGEASAPPAEPGTADSVDPVVRGLIPVAKYLGYVGLVLLVGPVLVLALLWPHRLSRRGPARLVWTGIGLVVGSTVLALWLQAPYTTGSGLFEVSGADLRDVLGSTFGAVMLVRLGVVVAAAFLLRPLLNGEGGGSKADLALLGVLGVAALATWPLTGHPTASPVAGVSVVVDAIHLGAMAVWLGGLVMLVGYLLRLADERELGAILPIWSRWAATAVAALIIAGSVQALIEVASFEGLVESTYGRLILVKIALAAVVIGMAAYSRKLVRSRRAESGPGPLRRVVIAELAVTAVVLGVTAALVQIPPPRTASAAESAGTSTTISQTVADDSVSLQVDVFPATVGNNSLHLYAYTLDGKPLPVVEWTATAALPAKGIEPIEVPLLRITDFHAIGDIALPAAGEWTLKFTVRTSEIDQSTLTMTAKIS, from the coding sequence ATGAACGTTGATCTGCCCGGGCCCGGCGACCGACTCCGGCCGGGTGCCCGGCGGCTCGCGGCCGCCGTCCTCGGGCTGCTGGCCGGCTTCTTCTGCGTCCTGCTCGGTCCCGCGGCGCCGGCCGCCGCGCACGCCGCGCTGGTCGCCAGCGACCCGGCGAGCGACACGATCGTCCCGGACGCCCCCAACAAGGTCACCCTGACCTTCAGCGAGTCGGTGCAGCTGATCTCCGGCAAGATCCAGGTGCTCGCGCCGGACGGCAGCCGCGCGGACCAGGGCGAGCCGCAGGCGACCGGCGGCACGGTCGTCATTCCGCTGCGCACCGGCGGCGGCCGCGGCACCTATCTGGTCAGCTACCGGGTGGTCTCGGCCGACAGCCACCCGGTCGCCGGCAGCCTGACCTACTCGGTCGGCGAGGCCTCCGCGCCGCCGGCCGAGCCGGGTACCGCCGACTCGGTCGACCCGGTCGTGCGCGGCCTGATCCCGGTCGCCAAATACCTCGGGTACGTGGGCCTGGTGCTGCTCGTCGGCCCGGTGCTGGTGCTCGCCCTGCTCTGGCCGCACCGGCTCTCGCGCCGCGGCCCGGCCCGGCTCGTCTGGACCGGTATCGGGCTGGTCGTCGGCAGCACGGTGCTGGCGCTCTGGTTGCAGGCGCCGTACACGACCGGATCGGGGCTGTTCGAGGTCAGCGGCGCGGACCTGCGGGACGTGCTCGGCAGCACGTTCGGCGCGGTAATGCTCGTGCGGCTCGGCGTCGTGGTCGCGGCGGCGTTCCTGCTGCGCCCGCTGCTGAACGGCGAGGGCGGCGGGTCCAAGGCCGACCTGGCGCTGCTCGGCGTGCTCGGGGTGGCGGCGCTGGCGACGTGGCCGCTGACCGGGCACCCGACCGCGTCCCCGGTCGCCGGCGTCTCCGTCGTGGTGGACGCGATCCATCTGGGCGCAATGGCGGTCTGGCTGGGCGGGCTGGTCATGCTCGTCGGCTACCTGCTGCGCCTGGCCGACGAGCGCGAGCTGGGCGCGATCCTGCCGATCTGGTCGCGCTGGGCCGCGACCGCGGTGGCCGCGCTGATCATCGCCGGCTCGGTGCAGGCGCTGATCGAGGTCGCCTCGTTCGAGGGCCTCGTCGAGAGCACCTACGGCCGGCTCATCCTGGTGAAGATCGCGCTGGCCGCCGTGGTGATCGGGATGGCGGCCTACTCGCGCAAGCTGGTCCGCAGCCGCCGGGCCGAGTCCGGGCCCGGGCCGCTGCGCCGCGTGGTGATCGCCGAGCTGGCCGTCACGGCGGTCGTGCTGGGCGTGACCGCCGCGCTCGTGCAGATCCCGCCACCGCGTACGGCCAGCGCGGCCGAGAGCGCCGGCACGTCCACGACGATCTCGCAGACCGTCGCGGACGACTCGGTGTCGCTTCAGGTGGACGTGTTCCCGGCGACCGTCGGCAACAACTCCCTGCACCTGTACGCGTACACGCTGGACGGCAAGCCGCTGCCGGTCGTGGAGTGGACGGCCACCGCCGCGCTGCCGGCCAAGGGGATCGAGCCGATCGAGGTGCCGCTGCTGAGGATCACCGACTTCCACGCGATCGGGGACATCGCGCTGCCGGCCGCGGGGGAGTGGACGCTCAAGTTCACCGTGCGTACCAGTGAGATCGACCAGTCCACGCTGACGATGACGGCCAAGATTTCCTAG
- a CDS encoding sigma-70 family RNA polymerase sigma factor — translation MTAAEALDSLALRARAGDAGAQVAFVRGTQAEVWRFTAALVDPGAADDLTQETYLRAFKALPAFEGRAAVRTWLLGIARRVCADHLRAVVRRRRLDARLAAQAWTDIPQQSDPAHRLGAADLLRRLGEERRTAFVLTQVLGMSYAEAAEVEEVPVGTIRSRVARAREELVTAVAAAQAS, via the coding sequence GTGACGGCGGCTGAAGCACTCGATTCGCTCGCGCTGCGGGCGCGGGCCGGCGACGCCGGCGCGCAGGTCGCGTTCGTCCGCGGCACCCAGGCCGAGGTGTGGCGGTTCACCGCCGCGCTGGTCGACCCGGGCGCCGCCGACGACCTCACCCAGGAGACCTACCTGCGCGCCTTCAAGGCGCTGCCCGCCTTCGAGGGCCGCGCGGCGGTGCGTACCTGGCTGCTCGGCATCGCCCGGCGCGTCTGCGCCGACCACCTGCGGGCCGTCGTGCGCAGGCGCCGCCTCGACGCCCGGCTCGCCGCGCAGGCCTGGACCGACATCCCTCAGCAGAGTGACCCCGCGCATCGGCTCGGCGCCGCCGACCTGCTGCGCCGCCTCGGCGAGGAGCGCCGCACCGCGTTCGTGCTCACCCAGGTGCTCGGCATGTCCTACGCGGAGGCCGCCGAGGTCGAGGAGGTCCCGGTGGGGACGATCCGGTCGCGAGTGGCCCGCGCCCGCGAGGAGCTGGTGACCGCGGTCGCCGCGGCGCAGGCGAGCTGA
- a CDS encoding MauE/DoxX family redox-associated membrane protein — translation MTATWPWISTVARLGLAAVWLGAGLLKIGDLAGSGRAVNAYEIFPYEIAKVIGAVLPFLEITLGLLLLAGLAVRLIAGISAALLLIFIAGISWAWSQGLQIDCGCFGSGGTLSAGQTPQYLLDIARDLGFLVLAGILLWQPRTRYSIDGVLMGEE, via the coding sequence ATGACGGCCACCTGGCCCTGGATCTCGACCGTTGCCCGGCTCGGGCTGGCCGCGGTGTGGCTCGGCGCGGGCCTGCTGAAGATCGGCGACCTGGCCGGGTCGGGGCGCGCCGTGAACGCGTACGAGATCTTCCCGTACGAGATCGCCAAGGTCATCGGGGCGGTCCTGCCGTTCCTGGAGATCACGCTCGGCCTGTTGCTGCTGGCGGGGCTCGCGGTGCGGCTCATCGCCGGCATCTCGGCCGCACTGCTGCTGATCTTCATCGCCGGCATCTCCTGGGCCTGGTCGCAGGGCCTCCAGATCGACTGCGGCTGCTTCGGCTCGGGCGGGACACTGAGCGCGGGTCAGACACCGCAGTACCTGCTCGATATCGCCCGCGACCTGGGCTTTCTCGTGCTCGCCGGGATCCTGCTGTGGCAGCCGCGGACCCGTTACTCGATCGACGGCGTCTTGATGGGGGAAGAGTGA
- a CDS encoding DsbA family protein: MSGKSNRDRGKAKRIVQEQLARERRRRVTLWTSLGVVAVLVIAGLIGWGFAASQENEKTAGLTTPSVAVDEGTAFAVGTGPVKIDIYEDFMCPACGQFEASAQTTIDQLVADGKVTVLYHPIAILDHASTTEYSTRSAGASAAAAQGGKFAEYHRVLFANQPQEGGPGLDNGKLIELGRSVGLTDASFADAVNEGTYYPWATKATDTAASRGVNSTPTVRVGGKDLTDRTPQGLTAAVEAAGA; encoded by the coding sequence GTGAGCGGCAAGAGCAACCGCGACCGCGGCAAGGCCAAGCGGATCGTGCAGGAGCAACTGGCGCGCGAGCGCCGCCGGCGGGTCACGCTCTGGACCAGCCTCGGCGTCGTCGCCGTGCTGGTCATCGCCGGCCTGATCGGCTGGGGCTTCGCCGCCAGCCAGGAGAACGAGAAGACCGCCGGCCTCACGACGCCGAGCGTCGCGGTGGACGAGGGTACGGCGTTCGCGGTCGGCACCGGCCCCGTGAAGATCGACATCTACGAGGACTTCATGTGCCCGGCCTGCGGGCAGTTCGAGGCCTCGGCGCAGACCACGATCGACCAGCTCGTCGCCGACGGCAAGGTGACCGTGCTGTACCACCCGATCGCGATCCTGGACCACGCCTCGACCACCGAGTACTCGACCCGGTCCGCCGGCGCCTCGGCCGCGGCCGCGCAGGGCGGCAAGTTCGCCGAGTACCACCGGGTGCTCTTCGCCAACCAGCCGCAGGAGGGCGGGCCGGGCCTCGACAACGGCAAGCTGATCGAGCTGGGACGGTCGGTCGGCCTGACCGACGCCTCGTTCGCCGACGCGGTCAACGAGGGCACCTACTACCCCTGGGCCACCAAGGCCACCGACACGGCGGCCTCGCGGGGCGTGAACAGCACGCCGACCGTGCGGGTCGGCGGCAAGGACCTGACGGACCGCACGCCGCAGGGGCTGACCGCGGCGGTGGAGGCGGCCGGCGCGTGA
- the bcp gene encoding thioredoxin-dependent thiol peroxidase codes for MTERLAPGDPAPEFTLPTDTGDTLTLKDLRGRKVILYVYPAAMTPGCTKQACDFRDSLGSLQAAGYEVVGISPDTPAKLAKFRERDSITFPLVSDQDKSVLTAYGAFGEKQLYGKTVTGVIRSTFVIDEDGAVERALYNVKATGHVAKLRRDLGID; via the coding sequence ATGACTGAGCGCCTCGCGCCGGGTGACCCGGCCCCCGAGTTCACCCTGCCCACCGACACCGGCGACACCCTCACGCTGAAGGACCTCCGCGGCCGCAAGGTCATCCTGTACGTCTACCCGGCCGCGATGACGCCGGGCTGCACGAAGCAGGCCTGCGACTTCCGCGACTCGCTCGGCTCACTTCAGGCGGCCGGCTACGAGGTCGTCGGCATCTCGCCGGACACCCCGGCCAAGCTGGCCAAGTTCCGCGAACGCGACTCGATCACCTTCCCGCTGGTCAGCGACCAGGACAAGAGCGTGCTGACCGCGTACGGTGCCTTCGGCGAGAAGCAGCTGTACGGCAAGACGGTCACCGGGGTGATCCGCTCGACGTTCGTCATCGACGAGGACGGCGCGGTCGAGCGGGCCCTGTACAACGTCAAGGCGACGGGTCACGTCGCCAAGCTGCGGCGCGATCTCGGCATCGACTGA
- a CDS encoding methyl-accepting chemotaxis protein yields MPKFKLPRRSRKALHSAEASARGGLLRNLRVSQKLFVSFGVLSLLVVTIGVADGVALSTTNGQLNKMYNDNLQSVARIGQVRADVQQANLLSTKLILRSPLADVSSVQTAIRRLDAAIDANWAAYSKNPAKGTEADMAAFSEGLTKYRTIRDERLVPAAKANSLGTYLGVQNNYIDPLTSTITVALNNLAGIEDKAAQRQMADARSNATSARLLTMTLMGVALAFAVVIALVVSRAIARPLGQTVKILEALAEGRLDQRLAVRGRDEVGRMAEALNTALDRLTATLRDIAGNVTTLASSSEELTAVAGQMNSSAARSADRAQAVSTASGQISSNIATVSAGAEEIGSSITEIALSTSSAADVAGQAVRISTDAGAILQKLGESSAEIVSVIKIITGIAEQTNLLALNATIEAARAGDAGKGFAVVAGEVKELAQETARATEDIRTRVGAIQNDSSAAVAAIAEIGSVIDKINATQSAIAAAVEEQTATTNEMSRNVGEVAIGSQQISSNVAEVAEAAAETTNAASNTAQAADELARVAHELQQSLAMFRY; encoded by the coding sequence ATGCCGAAGTTCAAGCTGCCGCGCCGCTCGCGCAAGGCGCTCCACTCCGCTGAGGCGAGCGCGCGCGGTGGGCTCCTGCGTAACCTGCGTGTGTCGCAGAAGCTGTTCGTCTCCTTCGGCGTGCTCAGCCTGCTGGTGGTGACCATCGGCGTCGCCGACGGCGTCGCGCTGAGCACCACGAACGGCCAGCTCAACAAGATGTACAACGACAACTTGCAGTCCGTCGCCCGGATCGGCCAGGTCCGCGCCGACGTTCAGCAGGCGAACCTGCTGTCGACCAAGCTGATCCTGCGCTCGCCGCTCGCGGACGTCAGCAGCGTGCAGACGGCGATCCGGCGGCTGGACGCCGCCATCGACGCCAACTGGGCGGCGTACTCGAAGAACCCGGCGAAAGGCACCGAGGCCGACATGGCCGCCTTCTCGGAGGGGCTGACCAAGTACCGCACGATCCGCGACGAGCGACTCGTGCCGGCGGCCAAGGCCAACAGCCTGGGCACCTACCTCGGCGTGCAGAACAACTACATCGACCCGCTCACCAGCACGATCACGGTGGCGCTGAACAACCTCGCCGGCATCGAGGACAAGGCCGCGCAGCGGCAGATGGCCGACGCCCGCAGCAACGCCACGTCGGCGCGGCTGCTCACCATGACGCTGATGGGCGTCGCGCTGGCGTTCGCCGTTGTCATCGCGCTGGTGGTCAGCCGGGCCATCGCCCGGCCGCTCGGCCAGACCGTCAAGATCCTGGAGGCGCTCGCCGAGGGCCGGCTGGACCAGCGCCTCGCCGTCCGGGGCCGCGACGAGGTGGGCCGCATGGCCGAGGCGCTGAACACCGCGCTCGACCGGCTCACCGCGACGCTGCGCGACATCGCCGGCAACGTCACCACGCTCGCCTCGTCCTCCGAGGAGCTCACCGCGGTCGCCGGCCAGATGAACTCGTCCGCGGCCCGCTCGGCCGACCGGGCACAGGCGGTGTCCACCGCCTCCGGGCAGATCAGCAGCAACATCGCCACCGTGTCCGCCGGGGCCGAGGAGATCGGCAGCTCGATCACCGAGATCGCGCTCAGCACCTCCAGCGCGGCCGACGTGGCCGGTCAGGCCGTGCGCATCTCCACCGACGCCGGCGCGATCCTGCAAAAGCTGGGCGAGTCCTCCGCCGAGATCGTCTCCGTCATCAAGATCATCACCGGCATCGCCGAGCAGACGAACCTGCTCGCCCTCAACGCGACGATCGAGGCCGCCCGCGCCGGCGACGCGGGCAAGGGCTTCGCGGTCGTCGCCGGCGAGGTAAAGGAGCTGGCACAGGAGACGGCCCGGGCGACCGAGGACATCCGGACCCGCGTCGGCGCGATCCAGAACGACTCGTCCGCCGCGGTCGCGGCGATCGCCGAGATCGGCTCGGTCATCGACAAGATCAACGCAACGCAGTCCGCCATCGCGGCGGCCGTCGAGGAGCAGACGGCGACCACCAACGAGATGAGCCGCAACGTCGGCGAGGTCGCGATCGGCTCCCAGCAGATCTCGTCGAACGTGGCCGAGGTGGCCGAGGCCGCCGCGGAGACGACGAACGCGGCGTCGAACACCGCCCAGGCCGCCGACGAACTGGCCCGCGTGGCCCACGAGCTCCAGCAGAGCCTGGCGATGTTCCGCTACTGA
- a CDS encoding nuclear transport factor 2 family protein: MHPFRAAVEARDIDAAVALLADKVVFHSPIAFTPYEGRAAVAVVLRAVIEVFEDFTYVREIGAPDAVDHALVFRANVGGRQVEGCDFLHRGDDGLIDEFTVMVRPLNGAMALAEAMKAKLAAGR, from the coding sequence GTGCATCCGTTTCGCGCCGCTGTTGAAGCACGGGACATCGACGCCGCCGTCGCGCTCCTCGCCGACAAGGTCGTCTTTCACAGCCCGATCGCGTTCACGCCGTACGAGGGGCGGGCGGCTGTGGCCGTCGTCCTGCGGGCGGTGATCGAGGTTTTCGAGGACTTCACCTACGTGCGGGAGATCGGGGCGCCGGACGCGGTCGATCATGCGCTCGTGTTCCGGGCGAACGTCGGAGGGCGCCAGGTCGAGGGCTGCGACTTCCTGCATCGCGGAGACGACGGGCTGATCGACGAGTTCACGGTGATGGTCCGGCCGCTGAACGGCGCGATGGCCCTCGCCGAGGCGATGAAGGCGAAGCTCGCCGCGGGTCGCTGA
- a CDS encoding helix-turn-helix domain-containing protein produces the protein MAFDESAPRTPLSEQEKVEVLALVDRGEVTVSDAARPIGCSRNHVYQLKRRLAERGTLAFATRRDRISASEREAVLAFARAHPLMGERNLASALRQRRDDPIDLSPSSVRVVLKAVGLKTIKARMTATASV, from the coding sequence ATCGCGTTCGACGAGAGCGCACCCCGCACCCCGCTCAGCGAGCAGGAGAAGGTCGAGGTTCTGGCACTGGTCGACCGCGGCGAGGTGACGGTCTCGGACGCGGCGAGGCCGATCGGTTGCAGCCGCAATCACGTCTATCAGCTCAAGCGCCGCCTGGCCGAGCGGGGCACGCTGGCCTTCGCCACCCGCCGAGATCGCATCTCGGCGTCCGAGCGGGAGGCGGTCCTGGCATTCGCGCGCGCACATCCGTTGATGGGTGAACGAAACCTGGCATCCGCGCTGCGGCAGCGCCGCGACGACCCGATCGACCTGTCGCCGTCATCCGTCCGTGTCGTCCTCAAGGCGGTCGGACTCAAGACGATCAAGGCACGCATGACAGCGACCGCGTCGGTGTAG
- a CDS encoding GNAT family N-acetyltransferase, with product MTLSFVLDPPLTDTLRERIVELWTEVTNAGGAVGFVAPVTAGEVRPVAEAAFAGVEAGIDRLLVGLDGDRLVALLFVADNRFGLKAHWRVLKRVMVAPGGQGRGYGAALMREAAAVGRKMGLTGLQVTLRDGHGLDAFYRGLGYTQVGRIPGALRVAPGDDRDEVFMWLDLR from the coding sequence ATGACGTTGTCGTTCGTGCTTGATCCGCCGTTGACCGACACCCTGCGCGAGCGGATCGTCGAGCTCTGGACCGAGGTCACCAACGCCGGTGGGGCCGTCGGCTTCGTCGCGCCGGTCACCGCCGGCGAGGTGCGGCCGGTCGCCGAGGCGGCGTTCGCCGGGGTCGAGGCCGGCATCGACCGGCTGCTCGTCGGGCTGGACGGTGACCGGCTGGTGGCGCTGCTGTTCGTCGCCGACAACAGGTTCGGGCTCAAGGCGCACTGGCGCGTCCTCAAGCGGGTCATGGTCGCGCCGGGCGGCCAGGGCCGGGGATACGGCGCGGCGCTCATGCGGGAGGCCGCCGCGGTGGGCCGCAAGATGGGCCTGACCGGCCTACAGGTCACCCTCCGGGACGGCCACGGCCTGGACGCCTTCTACCGCGGCCTCGGGTACACGCAGGTCGGCCGGATCCCGGGCGCCCTGCGGGTGGCGCCGGGCGACGACCGCGACGAGGTCTTCATGTGGCTCGACCTGCGCTGA
- a CDS encoding expansin EXLX1 family cellulose-binding protein, with the protein MTGHRLLAPRWLATGGAVLLAGVLGVAMLLQNGGSACAAPPSSAKHKGKATFYDLAGTQGNCSTKPPADDLYVALGRTEYSGAMACGSYLDVTGPKGKVRVKVFDSCPECPAGHLDLSRTAFNRIGKEIDGIIPITYRAVPNAPAPGPLSITFVEGTSQYYWAVTIDNHSNPIRSVQAKGPGGAWKKAALQDYNVWIIDGQTGSGPFQVRMTDVYGKTITAKNIRLLPQKRQTTSVRFATGSSAEAAPVPAKKKASPSPSKASPSPSASASSAAPLLESTQAAPAQDEVALAAAEPAAKAACG; encoded by the coding sequence GTGACCGGTCATCGCCTTCTCGCACCCCGCTGGCTCGCCACCGGCGGCGCCGTGCTGCTCGCCGGCGTCCTCGGCGTGGCCATGCTGCTGCAAAACGGCGGCTCCGCGTGCGCGGCCCCGCCGAGCAGCGCCAAGCACAAGGGCAAGGCGACGTTCTACGACCTGGCCGGCACCCAGGGCAACTGCTCCACCAAGCCACCCGCCGACGACCTGTACGTCGCCCTCGGCCGCACCGAGTACTCGGGCGCGATGGCCTGCGGCTCCTACCTCGACGTGACCGGGCCCAAGGGCAAGGTCCGCGTCAAGGTCTTCGACTCCTGCCCGGAGTGCCCCGCCGGCCACCTCGACCTGAGCCGCACGGCGTTCAACCGGATCGGCAAGGAGATCGACGGCATCATCCCGATCACCTACCGGGCGGTGCCGAACGCGCCGGCGCCCGGCCCGCTGAGCATCACCTTCGTCGAGGGCACCTCGCAGTACTACTGGGCCGTGACGATCGACAACCACTCCAACCCGATCAGGTCGGTGCAGGCCAAGGGCCCGGGCGGCGCGTGGAAGAAGGCGGCGCTCCAGGACTACAACGTCTGGATCATCGACGGGCAGACGGGCTCCGGCCCGTTCCAGGTCCGCATGACCGACGTCTACGGCAAGACCATCACGGCGAAGAACATCAGGCTGCTGCCGCAGAAGCGCCAGACGACGTCCGTACGGTTCGCGACCGGCTCGTCCGCCGAGGCGGCACCCGTACCGGCGAAGAAGAAGGCGTCGCCGTCGCCCTCGAAGGCGTCGCCGTCGCCGAGCGCTTCGGCCTCCTCGGCCGCGCCGCTGCTGGAATCGACGCAGGCGGCACCGGCCCAGGACGAGGTGGCCCTCGCCGCGGCGGAGCCGGCCGCCAAAGCCGCCTGCGGCTGA
- a CDS encoding MOSC domain-containing protein, with amino-acid sequence MRISSLHTYPVKGGHRLDHDEALVEPCGLAGDRRWMVIDPDGVGITQREAPGLTGLRPVPRPGGLELNGFRVDEPVDGPKETIRVFGSKPPLAARIAVPATEFVSAFLGRPARLAWLADTTARPIAEHALPSDRVSLADGYPLLLTNAASLDAVNDWLLETGDEPVPMTRFRPNIVVAGAPPWAEDDWLGSRLRIGDVTFRAADACRRCVVTTVDQETGEVGRQPLRVLGRHRRFADGLRFGINLIPDLAPGCTGVIRAGETSLALS; translated from the coding sequence ATGCGGATCAGCTCGCTGCACACGTACCCGGTCAAGGGTGGTCACCGCCTGGACCACGACGAGGCGCTGGTGGAGCCCTGTGGTCTCGCCGGCGACCGCCGGTGGATGGTCATCGACCCCGACGGGGTCGGCATCACGCAGCGGGAGGCGCCGGGGCTGACCGGGCTGCGGCCGGTGCCGCGCCCCGGCGGGCTGGAGTTGAACGGGTTCCGCGTCGACGAGCCGGTGGACGGTCCGAAAGAGACAATCCGGGTCTTCGGCTCGAAACCCCCGCTCGCCGCGCGCATCGCGGTGCCCGCCACGGAGTTCGTCTCCGCGTTCCTCGGGCGGCCGGCCCGGCTGGCCTGGCTCGCCGACACCACCGCCCGGCCCATCGCGGAGCACGCGCTGCCCAGCGACCGGGTCAGCCTCGCGGACGGGTACCCGCTGCTGCTCACCAACGCCGCCTCCCTCGACGCGGTAAACGACTGGCTGCTCGAGACCGGCGACGAACCCGTGCCGATGACCCGCTTCCGGCCCAACATCGTCGTCGCCGGTGCGCCGCCCTGGGCCGAGGACGACTGGCTCGGCTCCCGCCTGCGGATCGGCGACGTGACGTTCCGCGCGGCCGACGCGTGCCGCCGCTGCGTGGTGACGACCGTCGATCAGGAGACCGGCGAGGTCGGGCGGCAGCCCCTGCGCGTGCTCGGCCGGCACCGCCGGTTCGCCGACGGGCTGCGCTTCGGCATCAACCTCATCCCGGACCTGGCGCCGGGGTGCACCGGGGTCATCCGGGCGGGGGAGACTTCCTTAGCTCTGTCTTAG
- a CDS encoding MurR/RpiR family transcriptional regulator, with protein MNDGVVRTAERVLDLFQGARLTPTQRRIAHSLVQHASSAAYLSAAEVAELAGVSQPSVTRFAMALGYPGYPALRRELRALVGVGAAPADNGDNATQRALRAETRHLEQMADQLSSLDAVRKAAGLLSASRPLPVLGMRAAGPLAAYFGYFAAKVLPDVRVLDGGGTMLLDRLDQARAAGATAMLAIVLPRYPRETLELIREARSTGLAVVALTDSAVSPAAEHADVVLPAPVGTQLVFDLHTGPMAMAMVLLQAMCDAAPEQTQARLEEFEATASRRHIFEA; from the coding sequence GTGAATGACGGAGTTGTCAGGACGGCCGAGCGGGTGCTGGATCTCTTCCAGGGCGCCCGGCTGACACCGACGCAGCGGCGGATCGCGCACAGCCTGGTCCAGCACGCCTCCTCCGCGGCCTATCTCTCCGCGGCCGAGGTCGCGGAGCTGGCCGGGGTGAGCCAGCCGTCGGTGACCCGGTTCGCCATGGCCCTGGGCTATCCGGGCTACCCCGCCCTGCGGCGCGAGCTGCGCGCCCTGGTCGGGGTCGGCGCCGCGCCGGCCGACAACGGCGACAACGCCACGCAGCGGGCGCTGCGGGCCGAGACGCGGCATCTCGAGCAGATGGCCGACCAGTTGAGCAGCCTCGACGCGGTGCGCAAGGCGGCCGGGCTGCTGTCGGCCAGCCGGCCGCTGCCGGTGCTGGGCATGCGCGCGGCCGGTCCGCTCGCGGCCTATTTCGGGTATTTCGCCGCCAAGGTGCTGCCGGATGTGCGGGTTCTCGACGGCGGGGGCACGATGCTGCTGGACCGCCTGGATCAGGCCCGCGCGGCCGGTGCGACTGCGATGCTGGCGATCGTGCTGCCGCGTTATCCGCGCGAGACACTTGAATTGATCCGTGAGGCCCGCAGCACCGGCCTGGCCGTCGTGGCGCTCACCGACTCGGCGGTCAGCCCGGCCGCCGAGCACGCCGACGTCGTCCTGCCCGCGCCGGTCGGAACACAGCTCGTGTTCGACCTGCACACCGGCCCGATGGCGATGGCGATGGTGCTGCTGCAGGCGATGTGCGACGCCGCGCCCGAGCAGACACAGGCCCGCCTGGAGGAGTTCGAGGCGACCGCCTCCCGCCGCCACATCTTTGAAGCGTGA